A section of the Deinococcus apachensis DSM 19763 genome encodes:
- the tsaA gene encoding tRNA (N6-threonylcarbamoyladenosine(37)-N6)-methyltransferase TrmO: protein MTLHVIGTVHSPIQEGVDTDWGRVESTVELRPDLESALQSLNAFSHVLIVFYMHESTFSPEDLVRHPQGRIHLPRVGIFAQRAKHRPNPIGITAVELLGVDGHRLRVRGLDAIHGTPVLDVKPYFPWFDRRDQVRTPEWCDELMRTYF from the coding sequence TTGACCCTGCACGTGATCGGCACGGTCCATTCCCCCATTCAGGAAGGCGTGGATACCGATTGGGGCCGGGTCGAATCCACCGTCGAACTGAGACCGGACCTTGAGAGCGCCCTCCAGAGCCTCAACGCCTTCTCCCACGTCCTCATCGTGTTCTACATGCACGAGAGCACCTTTTCTCCGGAAGACCTCGTCCGTCATCCTCAGGGGCGCATTCACCTGCCCCGGGTCGGGATTTTCGCTCAGCGCGCCAAGCACCGGCCGAATCCCATCGGCATCACGGCCGTCGAACTGCTGGGGGTCGACGGCCATCGTCTTCGGGTCCGCGGCTTGGATGCCATTCACGGCACGCCCGTCCTGGACGTCAAGCCCTACTTCCCGTGGTTCGACCGCAGGGACCAGGTACGCACACCGGAGTGGTGCGACGAACTCATGCGAACGTATTTCTGA
- a CDS encoding acyltransferase family protein gives MTPTPRRSDLDWLRVGAIVLLLFFHSARVFDLSEAFYVQNDQRSALLTYGLIGFFGRWGMELLFVISGMASWYALSGRSGRTYLRDRWSRLGLPFLFGVLVLVPPQGYFAQLQQSGAPTASYPAFLGRYFTDWSDLSGYPGSFTPAHLWFLLFLLAYSALALPFFHWWKAPARAPLRETLASTFRGRGSLLIWSLPLALAAALPGVGGKNLTGYLLYFVFGYLLAATPKYQRTIDRDRQLFALVGLGSWAALTAAWVLGLSPADGSVGDLLTHLLRTLCAWSSVLALLGYAHTHLRVSRTWLARANEAAFPVYIVHQTVLVAAAFFLVRLHLPLSLKYLLVVLATFAGSLAAYAVVQAFDPLRVLFGLRRRERRRVTPALEA, from the coding sequence ATGACCCCCACCCCCCGCCGTTCAGACCTCGATTGGCTGCGCGTCGGCGCCATTGTCCTGCTGCTGTTCTTCCACAGTGCCCGCGTCTTCGACCTGAGCGAGGCGTTCTATGTCCAGAACGACCAGCGCAGCGCCCTGCTCACCTACGGCCTGATCGGCTTCTTCGGCCGCTGGGGCATGGAGCTGCTCTTCGTTATCTCAGGCATGGCCTCCTGGTATGCCCTAAGTGGCCGGAGCGGGAGGACGTACCTGCGGGACCGCTGGAGCCGTCTCGGCCTCCCCTTCCTGTTCGGGGTGCTGGTCCTCGTGCCGCCGCAGGGCTACTTCGCGCAGTTGCAGCAGTCCGGGGCGCCCACCGCCTCCTACCCCGCGTTCCTGGGCCGGTACTTCACGGACTGGTCGGACCTGAGCGGCTACCCCGGGAGCTTCACGCCCGCGCACCTGTGGTTCCTACTGTTCCTGCTGGCGTACTCGGCCCTGGCCCTGCCCTTCTTCCACTGGTGGAAGGCTCCGGCACGTGCTCCACTTCGGGAAACCCTGGCGTCAACGTTTCGGGGCCGGGGCAGCCTGCTGATCTGGAGTCTTCCGCTCGCGCTGGCGGCCGCCCTCCCGGGTGTGGGGGGCAAGAATTTGACGGGGTACCTGCTGTACTTCGTGTTCGGCTACCTCCTCGCCGCCACGCCCAAGTATCAGCGGACCATCGACCGGGACCGCCAGCTCTTCGCCCTCGTGGGGCTGGGGAGCTGGGCGGCCCTCACAGCAGCGTGGGTACTGGGCCTTAGCCCTGCGGACGGTTCCGTCGGGGACCTTCTCACGCACCTGCTGCGGACGCTGTGCGCCTGGTCCTCTGTGCTCGCCCTGCTGGGTTACGCGCACACCCACCTGAGGGTGTCCCGTACCTGGCTGGCCCGGGCGAACGAGGCGGCCTTCCCGGTGTACATCGTCCACCAGACGGTGCTGGTGGCCGCGGCATTCTTCCTCGTGCGCCTCCACCTGCCCCTCAGTCTCAAGTACCTGCTGGTCGTGCTGGCTACCTTTGCGGGTTCCCTGGCCGCGTACGCCGTGGTGCAGGCGTTCGATCCCCTGCGCGTCCTGTTCGGTCTCCGCCGCCGTGAGAGGCGGAGGGTCACCCCCGCGCTGGAGGCGTAG
- a CDS encoding helix-turn-helix transcriptional regulator, with amino-acid sequence MTGDFSDWPRRAVITDEAAGTWLVDLEAQRFLAPFLRRDCTVARAARELGVKANSLLYRVERLVSLGLLRVVREERRQGKAVKVYRASADEFFVPFAATGAAALEDLVRALSAPLGHVLVSNSVAVMRARDLDIGVRVFRDAAGETGRVRTHLAFPDGSRVDTRGDEWPPLMDTWHGGLRLSRAQGKAFQRELEDLLEKYARISVDEPGELRLLAHLALTPLVTPPPLHDSSREAS; translated from the coding sequence ATGACAGGGGATTTTTCGGATTGGCCCCGGCGCGCCGTCATCACGGACGAGGCGGCGGGTACGTGGCTGGTGGACCTGGAGGCGCAACGCTTCCTCGCGCCCTTCCTGCGGCGCGATTGCACGGTGGCCCGCGCGGCGCGGGAACTCGGCGTGAAAGCCAACAGCCTGCTGTACCGCGTCGAGCGCCTGGTCTCTCTGGGCCTGCTGCGCGTCGTCCGTGAGGAGCGCCGTCAGGGCAAGGCCGTGAAGGTGTACCGCGCGAGTGCGGACGAGTTCTTCGTACCGTTTGCCGCGACCGGTGCCGCCGCCCTGGAGGACCTGGTCCGGGCGCTCAGCGCACCCCTCGGGCACGTCCTCGTCAGCAACAGCGTGGCCGTGATGCGGGCGCGGGACCTCGACATCGGCGTCCGTGTCTTTCGCGACGCCGCGGGGGAAACCGGACGAGTGCGAACCCACCTCGCGTTTCCCGATGGGAGCCGGGTGGATACGCGGGGAGACGAATGGCCACCCCTGATGGACACATGGCACGGGGGCTTGCGCCTGTCCCGGGCTCAGGGCAAGGCTTTTCAGCGTGAACTGGAGGACCTGCTGGAGAAGTACGCCCGGATCAGCGTGGACGAGCCGGGCGAACTGCGCCTGCTGGCCCACCTCGCCCTCACGCCACTCGTGACTCCCCCGCCCCTGCACGACAGTTCCCGTGAGGCCAGTTGA
- a CDS encoding CPBP family intramembrane glutamic endopeptidase, with protein MFKFPTNRLRVSVFLAVLSLLSGLVLLVPGSPPGLYMLVPAVTTVLLMVVFTRDGWRREGWRQLGFGRLRSSAGVLLPALLVPLVVVSVGYLALPVLGAAVLKSGQGWAALAISLLGLVPAATLSALLEEVGWRGYLLPKLAGLGSVAAGWTLGLIWAAWHLPLMLVGSYHGGEGLDWTLLLFVLTVVAFGFLANELRMQTGSIWPAALLHGAHNAAWHVWREVPQEGHAALVNLVAGEKGLVTLALYGAAAVAVCLLPGMWTARYRLNAGTRSSTRLWT; from the coding sequence ATGTTCAAATTCCCCACAAACCGTCTGCGCGTATCCGTCTTCCTCGCCGTGCTCAGCCTGCTGAGCGGCCTTGTTCTGCTGGTTCCGGGCAGCCCACCGGGACTGTATATGCTGGTGCCCGCGGTCACGACGGTGCTGCTGATGGTCGTGTTCACGCGGGACGGGTGGCGGCGCGAGGGCTGGCGGCAACTGGGCTTCGGGCGGCTGCGCTCATCGGCGGGCGTCCTCCTCCCGGCTCTCCTCGTCCCTCTCGTGGTCGTGAGTGTGGGGTACCTGGCCCTGCCGGTGCTGGGCGCCGCAGTTCTGAAGTCTGGGCAGGGGTGGGCGGCCCTGGCCATCAGTCTTCTCGGGCTGGTCCCCGCGGCCACCCTGAGTGCCCTGCTGGAGGAGGTGGGCTGGCGCGGCTACCTGCTGCCGAAGCTCGCCGGTCTAGGGAGCGTGGCGGCGGGCTGGACTCTGGGCCTGATCTGGGCCGCCTGGCACCTGCCTCTGATGCTGGTGGGCTCGTACCACGGCGGTGAGGGGCTGGACTGGACCCTGCTCCTCTTCGTGCTGACGGTCGTGGCGTTCGGTTTTCTCGCCAATGAGCTGCGCATGCAGACTGGGAGCATCTGGCCCGCCGCCCTGCTGCACGGCGCGCACAATGCCGCGTGGCACGTGTGGCGCGAGGTACCCCAGGAAGGGCACGCGGCTCTGGTGAATCTGGTGGCCGGGGAGAAGGGCCTGGTGACCCTGGCCCTGTATGGAGCCGCCGCGGTGGCGGTCTGTCTCCTGCCCGGCATGTGGACCGCCCGCTATCGCCTGAACGCTGGGACACGGTCATCCACCCGACTCTGGACCTGA
- a CDS encoding GNAT family N-acetyltransferase: MTAQSLATTVELRPVTRDNWEQVLGLRLPPEQRAFVAPNLYSLAEAQFLTGGTPLAVYAGEDLVGFVLYAFDEDDRQYWVYRLMIDEAHQGRGYARAAMRQVIARVRAKGAGQLALGYKPENTAAEGLYLSLGFQKSGEVIGGEVIARLFFLPESVPK; this comes from the coding sequence ATGACGGCCCAGTCCCTTGCCACGACAGTCGAGCTGCGCCCCGTGACGCGCGACAACTGGGAGCAGGTGCTGGGGCTGCGCCTGCCCCCCGAGCAGCGGGCCTTCGTCGCCCCCAACCTCTACAGCCTGGCGGAAGCGCAGTTCCTCACTGGCGGAACACCGCTGGCGGTCTACGCCGGGGAGGACCTTGTGGGCTTCGTGCTGTACGCCTTCGACGAGGATGACCGGCAGTACTGGGTGTACCGGCTGATGATCGACGAGGCCCACCAGGGCCGCGGGTACGCCCGGGCGGCGATGCGGCAGGTGATTGCGCGTGTCCGGGCGAAGGGGGCCGGGCAGCTCGCGCTGGGCTACAAACCGGAGAACACGGCGGCAGAGGGGCTGTACCTGAGCCTGGGCTTCCAGAAGAGCGGGGAAGTGATTGGCGGGGAGGTTATCGCCCGGTTGTTCTTCCTACCGGAGAGTGTGCCCAAGTAA
- a CDS encoding DJ-1/PfpI family protein, translating to MPIPNSTASESGRPQLALLVYPGFSEFEVTVALALLARTHDIVNVGLTLDPIRGEGGLRVLPDRTLADVQPEAFAAVLIPGAADMSVVADVPTLNVFVRAMHAQGKVIGAICGGPLVLGLAGLLDSIPYTVTFNTQQRAFLGVFPEAGFTYRDVVHAGHVITAQGHAFAEFGVTLAQALGAVRDVQGVRTFYRGLGNPGLEAEIGRAQAVSG from the coding sequence GTGCCCATCCCCAATTCCACCGCCTCTGAGTCAGGTCGGCCTCAACTGGCCCTCCTCGTCTACCCCGGCTTCTCCGAGTTCGAGGTCACCGTGGCGCTGGCCCTGCTCGCCCGCACCCACGACATCGTCAACGTCGGTCTGACCCTCGATCCCATCCGAGGCGAAGGTGGCCTGCGCGTGTTGCCCGACCGGACCCTGGCTGACGTCCAGCCCGAGGCGTTCGCCGCCGTCCTGATTCCCGGCGCCGCAGACATGAGTGTCGTCGCCGATGTTCCCACCCTGAACGTCTTCGTGCGGGCCATGCACGCCCAGGGCAAGGTCATCGGCGCGATCTGTGGCGGGCCGCTGGTGCTGGGTCTGGCGGGCCTGCTCGACAGCATCCCTTACACGGTGACCTTCAATACCCAGCAGCGGGCCTTCCTGGGGGTCTTTCCCGAGGCGGGGTTCACCTACCGTGACGTGGTCCACGCAGGCCATGTCATCACCGCGCAGGGTCACGCGTTCGCGGAGTTCGGCGTGACGCTGGCTCAGGCACTGGGAGCGGTCCGCGACGTGCAGGGTGTGCGGACCTTCTACCGTGGCCTGGGCAATCCCGGGCTGGAAGCCGAGATCGGCAGGGCACAGGCGGTGTCGGGATGA
- a CDS encoding CPBP family intramembrane glutamic endopeptidase → MTTRPDEPNRRSMPLVLSPEQHPWRFALFVMLALEVILLLCLGAARLFLPNVPLLALDLPILLLNALFAAVLLTRLGWWRASGFRRPERPRSLVLLALPVALLIAPALLVGIDVPPFGKALVLLVLTLLIGFQEEAIFRGVILKGLAPLGTLHAVLGSALLFGVIHANSLLVGRDPAFVAVQIIASILGGVGFAALRLRLGSIWPLIALHALNDFIQFSASQGLAVEHASPVLLTAKLGISSVMALYGLFLLRDPGVRRWPARAEGAAAQR, encoded by the coding sequence ATGACGACCCGTCCAGACGAGCCCAACCGCCGGAGCATGCCCCTCGTCCTCTCCCCGGAACAACATCCCTGGCGTTTCGCCCTGTTCGTGATGCTGGCCCTTGAAGTGATCCTGCTCCTGTGCCTCGGCGCCGCCAGACTCTTCTTGCCGAACGTGCCGCTCCTCGCCCTCGACCTGCCCATCCTGCTCCTCAACGCCCTGTTCGCCGCGGTGCTGCTCACCCGCCTCGGCTGGTGGCGCGCCTCCGGCTTTCGGCGGCCCGAACGCCCCCGCAGCCTGGTCCTGCTCGCGCTCCCCGTGGCGCTCCTCATCGCGCCCGCGCTGCTGGTGGGGATCGACGTTCCACCGTTCGGCAAGGCCCTCGTGCTGCTCGTCTTGACGCTGCTGATCGGCTTTCAGGAAGAGGCGATCTTCCGCGGCGTGATCCTGAAGGGCCTGGCACCTCTCGGAACCCTGCACGCGGTCCTGGGATCGGCCCTGCTGTTCGGCGTCATTCACGCCAACTCGCTCCTGGTCGGCCGTGACCCGGCGTTCGTGGCTGTTCAGATCATCGCGTCGATCCTGGGCGGGGTCGGTTTTGCCGCACTGCGCCTCCGGCTCGGGTCGATCTGGCCGCTCATCGCGCTGCACGCGCTCAATGACTTCATCCAATTCAGCGCGTCGCAGGGACTCGCGGTAGAGCACGCGTCACCGGTGCTGCTGACCGCGAAGCTCGGCATCTCCTCGGTGATGGCCCTCTACGGCCTCTTCCTCCTTCGCGACCCAGGTGTCCGGCGGTGGCCTGCCCGGGCGGAGGGCGCCGCCGCCCAGCGGTAG
- a CDS encoding alpha/beta hydrolase has translation MSTRLLLPLTAALLLTPALATSREVTLEVPGARLAATLQTPDGPQHGRPPVVLILPGSGPTNRDGDSLAGAAGTYRKLAANLAAWGIASLRPDKRGVGASTLADPREEALTFDDLVTDARAWLTWLAAQPDLGPVAVIGHSEGGTVALAAVQGQAGAAPSPARALILLATPGEDIGTTIRRQITQNPANPPELVQETNRILDALGRGERVAEVSPPLAPVFRPSVQPYLVSSLKYDPARLIAAVNVPTLIVQGDRDLQVRPEDAWLLAAAQSAARVHLARGVNHVLVPAPLDAAANFATYANGELPLERGLLTAVVEFLRQTLR, from the coding sequence ATGTCCACCCGACTGCTGCTCCCCCTGACCGCTGCTCTGCTGCTCACCCCCGCGCTGGCTACCTCCCGCGAGGTCACCCTAGAAGTGCCCGGCGCCCGGCTGGCCGCCACCCTCCAGACGCCAGACGGTCCCCAGCACGGGCGCCCCCCCGTCGTGCTCATCCTGCCGGGAAGTGGACCCACCAACCGGGACGGTGACAGCCTCGCTGGTGCCGCGGGCACCTACCGCAAACTGGCAGCGAACCTCGCCGCATGGGGGATCGCCTCGCTGCGGCCTGACAAACGTGGGGTTGGCGCCAGCACCCTGGCCGACCCCCGTGAGGAGGCCCTGACTTTTGACGACCTGGTGACCGACGCGCGGGCGTGGCTGACGTGGCTCGCAGCGCAGCCGGATCTCGGACCAGTCGCCGTGATCGGCCACAGTGAGGGCGGCACCGTCGCGCTCGCCGCCGTGCAGGGGCAGGCTGGAGCAGCGCCGTCGCCCGCGCGGGCCCTGATCCTGCTGGCGACTCCCGGCGAGGACATCGGTACGACCATCCGTCGCCAGATCACGCAGAACCCCGCCAACCCACCCGAGCTGGTGCAGGAAACGAACCGGATTCTGGACGCCCTGGGCCGGGGTGAGCGCGTGGCCGAGGTCTCGCCCCCCCTGGCGCCGGTGTTCCGACCCAGCGTGCAGCCCTATCTGGTCAGCAGCCTGAAGTACGATCCCGCCCGCCTGATCGCCGCGGTGAACGTGCCCACGCTGATCGTGCAGGGGGACCGCGACCTCCAGGTCCGCCCCGAGGACGCCTGGTTGCTGGCCGCCGCGCAGTCTGCCGCGCGCGTTCACCTTGCGCGCGGCGTCAACCACGTCCTGGTTCCGGCGCCGCTGGACGCCGCAGCAAACTTCGCCACCTACGCGAATGGCGAACTCCCCCTCGAGCGCGGGCTGCTGACAGCGGTTGTGGAGTTTCTGCGGCAGACGCTCCGCTGA
- a CDS encoding VOC family protein, with product MPQDAPHFRHLSHVTLYVPDLQVAVAYYQAAGLLAEWVAPSEPGSGQRARLSFPGGGPSLEVHTDARRQFTDVQLAVTNLDDTYRALSRQPAVVWLEPPCGPAGQRRATLRGPDGNVLILGEATSPLLRND from the coding sequence GTGCCACAGGATGCCCCCCATTTTCGACATCTCAGCCACGTGACCCTGTACGTGCCCGACCTCCAGGTGGCGGTGGCGTACTACCAGGCGGCCGGTCTGCTGGCTGAATGGGTCGCGCCGTCAGAACCTGGAAGCGGGCAGCGCGCCCGATTGTCCTTCCCGGGAGGAGGGCCGTCCCTGGAGGTGCATACCGATGCCCGTCGGCAGTTCACCGATGTCCAGCTCGCCGTCACCAATCTCGACGACACATACCGGGCGCTGAGCCGACAACCTGCCGTGGTGTGGCTGGAGCCCCCGTGCGGGCCAGCGGGCCAGCGGAGAGCCACCCTGCGCGGGCCGGACGGCAACGTCCTGATTCTGGGCGAGGCCACAAGCCCTCTTTTAAGAAATGATTAA
- a CDS encoding response regulator, which produces MVMRSSGPIRVLLVDDHAVVRQGIRMFLGTAENIDIVGEARNGQEALDLTQQLEPHVVLMDLNMPVMDGITAIRELRQRCPDVEVLALTSVLEDRKVIDAVQAGATGYLLKDTDADALEEAIYAAARGEVRLHPEAAKRLAREVRTPDMREHLTPRETEILRLVARGRANKEIARELGVEEPTVKTHLTRVLSKLGLASRTQAAIFAFKEGLVGLE; this is translated from the coding sequence ATGGTCATGCGTTCAAGTGGACCGATCCGGGTGCTGCTGGTCGACGATCATGCCGTCGTCCGGCAGGGCATCCGGATGTTTCTAGGCACGGCCGAGAACATCGACATTGTCGGGGAAGCCCGAAACGGCCAGGAAGCCCTCGACCTCACCCAGCAGCTGGAGCCGCACGTGGTGCTGATGGACCTGAACATGCCCGTCATGGACGGCATCACGGCCATTCGCGAACTGCGCCAGCGCTGTCCGGACGTGGAAGTGCTGGCCCTGACCAGCGTCCTCGAAGACCGGAAGGTCATAGACGCGGTGCAGGCGGGCGCCACCGGGTACCTGCTCAAGGACACGGATGCCGACGCGTTGGAAGAAGCCATCTACGCGGCGGCCAGGGGCGAAGTCCGGCTGCACCCCGAGGCCGCCAAGCGCCTGGCGCGGGAAGTGCGGACACCGGACATGCGCGAGCACCTGACACCCCGGGAGACGGAAATCCTGAGGCTGGTGGCGAGGGGGCGCGCCAACAAGGAAATTGCGCGGGAGCTGGGGGTCGAGGAACCCACGGTGAAGACCCACCTGACCCGGGTGCTCTCGAAGCTGGGCCTCGCCTCCCGGACCCAGGCCGCCATCTTCGCGTTCAAAGAAGGCCTGGTCGGGCTTGAGTGA